DNA sequence from the Pseudoglutamicibacter cumminsii genome:
TACAACCTGGGCGCCGGTCAGGATCGCGATGTCCTGCAGCATTGCCTTACGGCGGTCGCCGAAGCCTGGAGCCTTAACGGCAACAACGTTGAGGGTTCCGCGCAGCTTGTTCACGACGAGGGTCGAAAGGGCTTCGCCTTCGATGTCCTCAGCGATGATGAACAGCGGCTTGGATTCCTTCAAGACGTGCTCGAGCAGCGGGACGATGTCCTGCAGAGCAGAGATCTTGCCGGAGTTGATCAGGACGTAGGCGTCCTCGAGGACGGCTTCCTGGCGCTCAGCGTCCGTTACGAAGTGTGGCGAGAGGTAGCCCTTATCGAACTGCATACCCTCGGTCACGTCCAGCACGGTCTGGGTCGTGTTGGACTCTTCGATGGTGATGACGCCCTCGGTGCCGACCTTCTTGAAGGCCTCAGCGAGAAGCTCGCCAACCTCATCCGACTGAGCGGAGATCGCGCCGACGTGGGCGACGTTTTCGTCCTGGACGTCGCGGGCGTTCTCAAGCAGGCGAGCCTCAACGGCCTCAACTGCAGCTTCGATGCCGCGCTTGATTTCGCCTGGCGCCGCACCTGCCGCTACGTTGCGCAGGCCTTCCTTGACGAGGGCCTGAGCCAGGACGGTTGCGGTGGTCGTGCCGTCACCGGCGATGTCGTTGGTCTTGGTGGCTACTTCTTTAGCCAGCTGTGCGCCAAGGTTCTCGTATGGATCCTTGAGCTCGACGTCGCGAGCGATGGTCACGCCGTCGTTAGTGATGGTTGGTGCGCCCCACTGCTTATCAAGGACGACGTTGCGGCCGCGTGGGCCTAGAGTGACCTTGACAGTGTCCGCCAGGCGGTCGACGCCGGCTTCGAGGGCCTTGCGCGCTGCGTCGTTGAACGCAAGCTGCTTTGCCATTCGTTTTACTCCTTCATAGCCTCAACCGGTTCCCGGGAGGCCGCTAGATCAAGAGTTTATGAAGAAACGGGTGTTTACTTCTCGACTACTGCGAGCACGTCGCGAGCGGACAGAACGAGGTATTCCTCGCCGCCGATCTTGACTTCGGTGCCGCCGTACTTGGAGTAGATGACGACGTCGCCTTCCTTGACGTCGACTGGGATGCGGTTGCCCTTGTCGTCGACGCGGCCGGCACCAACAGCAACGACCTTGCCTTCCTGAGGCTTTTCCTTCGCGGTGTCTGGGATGACCAGGCCGGAAGCGGTGGTCTGCTCTGCTTCGAGCTGCTGAATGACGATGCGATCTTCGAGGGGCTTGATAGAGATCGACATGTGGACCTCTCCTTTGCGTAATAGACCTGTGGGTGTACGGGCCATACAACGCGTCCTCCGGGCGTCGTCGCGGGTGTCGACCGGAAGCAGCTGATGGCTTGCGCACTCGGATTTAGCACTCTCGGCTTCCGAGTGCTGATGCCTCCACTTTAGGAACATTTCTGGCACTCGGTCAAGATGAGTGCCAATTGTTCGCCTTGAGCGTGCTTCACCCCATCGCGCACGCTCGTCATGTCTGCCGCACACGTTGCACCTGGCTCCCACATATTCGTGACAAGCTGGAGGCATGGCATCCACCAACAAACCGGACTCGATCACGTCTGACCCTACGGAGCCCATCGCGGCCGCTTTCACGCCTGAAGGCCAGGAGCTGCTCGCCCAGCTCTCCCCTGACCAGGCCGCGACCAAGAAGCTCGCAACCGACCTGACCCTGACCCTACGCAAAGCCGGGCATTCAGCGGAGGCAGTCGCCGCCGTCGTGCATCAGCTTGAGCTGCGGTTCAAGGCGCGCGGCAAGTTCGGGCCGTTCGCTGAGCGGATGATTCTCACGCAGGCAGGCCTCGAACAGGCAACCCGCCTGCCTGTTGCCGCGCGACACGCGGGCCGGATGCGCGATGCCGGTGTGCGGCACGTCGCTGACCTCGGTTGCGGCCTGGGTGCGGATGCGATGGCGATGGCGGCGCTGGGTATCGATGTGACCGCGGTTGAAGCGGATGAGGTCACGGCGGCCGCGGCGACAGTGAACACAGCGCCTTTCCCTAATGTCACGGTGGTGCATGGGCTCGCGGAAGATGTTGATTTTTCTGCCGCCGATGCGGTGTGGATGGATCCTGCACGTCGCGAAAGCACGACCTCCGGCACCAAGCGGCGCTGGGATCCGGAGGCGTTCTCTCCCCCGTTGTCATTCGTTGAAGAGATCGCTGACCGCGGGCTTCCCATGGGTGTGAAGCTTGGCCCTGGGATCCCGCACGAGTCGGTTCCGAACACTGCGGAGGCGCAGTGGGTTGAACACGACGGCAGCGTGGTCGAAGCCACGCTCTGGTTTAACGCGGCAAGGCGGCCCGAGGTTCGGCGCGCGGCGCTGGTCATCAAGGATGACCAGGTTACGGAGCTCACCTCGAGTGCGGCTCACCCCGATCAGGACCCGGACGCGCTCGCCCTAGGAGCCAACGTTCCCGTCCTCCCACATGACAGCAACCTGACAAACCCCGAAACGTACGCAACGTATCTTCACGAGCCAGCCGGCGCCGTGATCCGTGCCGGCCTCGTAGCCGACCTCGCAGAACAACTCAACGCAACCGGGCTCGACCCGCACATCGCCTACCTCACCGGCACCACACCATCGACCACGCCGCTGGCAACCAGCTACCGCATCGACATGGTGATGCCCTACAAAATCAAAGCCCTGCGCTCATGGGTGCGTAACATCCGCATCGGGCAGCTGATCATCAAAAAACGCGGACTCGACGTCACGCCAGAAGAGCTACGCAAGATTCTGCTCGGCAAAGGCCACGGCGACGGCACCGCAACGCTGATCCTCACACGCATCGGGAAGCAACGTGTCGTGTTCGGATGTGAGATCACGCCCGGTTCCGCCGTATGATCAACTAATTGCAGTATGACCGATGCGAGGAGACCCATGGGCATCGAATTCACACCTTCAAAGCCCTCGACCCTTGGGATCGAATGGGAGATCGCGCTCGTAGACCGCGACACCGGCGACCTCCGCCCGGAGGCTCCCCGCATCCTTGACGAGCTCGAAAAGCAGAATCGCATCACTCACCCCGACGGCGCGCCGCGGCTCACGCGTGAACTGCTGCAGAACACGGTGGAATGCGTCACCGGCGTGCATAACAAGGTTGCCGATGCGGTTGCGGACCTCGCTTCCACGGCCCGCGATGTGAGCGATATTTTGGATCCGCTCAACACGTCCCTCTACTGCGCCGGCTCCCACCCGTTCGCGGAGCCGACGCTGCAAGAGGTTTCAGACAAGGACCGCTACGCGACCCTGATCGACCGAACCCAGTGGTGGGGCCGGCAGATGGTTATCTACGGCGTGCACGTCCACGTGGGCATCGACCACCGGGACAAGGCCTTGCCGATTGTTGACGGGCTCATCAACAAGCAACCGCACCTGTTGGCGTTGACGTCGTCCTCGCCGTTCTGGGGCGGGACTGACACGGGCTACGGTTCGCAGCGTTCGCTCATGTTCCAGCAGCTTCCGACCGCGGGCTTGCCGTTCCACTTCTCCAAGTGGTTCGAATACGAGTCATACGTTGCAGACATGCTCCACACCGGTGTGGTGGATGTTTTGGATGAGATCCGTTGGGATGCTCGCCCGGTGCCTAAGTACGGCACGGTTGAGATGCGGATTTGTGACGGGCTGCCTGACTTGGATGACATCGCCGCGGTCGCCGCGTACACGCAATGCCTCGTGACCGAAATGTCTGACATGTTGGACTCCGGCTGGAGCATTCCGGTCATGACGCCATGGTTCCGCGTCGAAAACAAGTGGCGTGCGGCCCGTTACGGCCGCGAGGCCATCATCATCGTGAACTCCGCTGGCGACGAACTGCTAGTGACCGACCACATCGCACAGGACGTCGAACGCCTCACCCCAATCGCTGAACGCCTCGGTTGCGCTGAGGAACTCAACCACATCATGACGATGATGCAGCAGCCATGCGAATACGAACGGCAACGCAACGTGGCCGAGGCCCACGGCGGCGACTTGGCCGCGGTTGTCAAGGACAACTCGGAACGACTGCACGCCTCACTTGACCGCTAACGTATTTACATAGAGACCGTATTTACATAGACACAGTGCTGACGGGTAGCGAGGTGTCGGTTCCGAAGTCGGTTCCGGTTGGTTCTACCCCGTCCATCACGAGTTGAGCGCCGAGCGCGGCGATCATCGCGCCGTTGTCGGTGCACAGGGAGAACGGCGGGATCCGCAGCTCGATACCCGCGGAAGCGCAGCGTGCGGCGAGCAGTTCACGCAAACGGGAATTCGCTGCGACGCCTCCTCCCAAAAGCAGGGTTGTGAGGCCGTGTTCGCGGCACGCCATCACCGCTTTGGACGTGATGACGTCCACGACTGCTTCCTGGAATGAGGCGCACACGTCCTCGATCACGAGCTCTTCGCCGGCGGCTTCGCAGTGCTCAACATAGCGCGCCACAGCGGTCTTGAGGCCAGAGAAGCTGAAGTCATAGCGGCGCGGGCCCGGCTCTTCGGCGGTGCCCATGAACTTGCCGGTCGTGAGCCCGCGCGGGAAACGGATCGCTTTCCGGTTGCCTTGCGCAGCGAGCTTGTCGATGACCGGCCCGCCCGGATAGCTCAACCCCAGCAGGCGGGCGACCTTATCGTAGGCCTCCCCCGCGGCGTCATCGATCGTTGACCCGAGCATCGTGATGTCAGAGGTCAAGGAATCCACTTTGAGGATCTCCGTGTGACCACCCGAAACCAGAACCGCGCCCAGATTCGGTGGTAGCTCTCCACCGTCGAGCACACCAACGCCGACGTGCGCAACCAAATGGTTGACCGCGTACAGTGGCTTCCCCGTGGCCAACGCAAGAGCCTTCGCGGCGGAAACACCCACCATCAACGCACCCGCCAGGCCAGGCCCAGCGGTCACAGCGATCGCATCCACGTCATCGAGCGTAAGTTCCGCGGTCTCCAACGCTGAACGTAACGTCGGGACCATCGCCTCAACATGCGCGCGCGAGGCGATCTCCGGGATCACGCCACCGAAACGCACGTGCTCATCCACCGAGGACGCCACGGCGTTAGCGAGCAACGTGGTTCCACGGACAATGCCGACGCCCGTCTCGTCACAGCTGGTTTCGATGCCCAAAACGACGGGTGCCGCGTCCACCGATTCGCGTACGGCCTCAACACTCACGGCGCTCATACCTTCCCTCGGATGTCTTTCTGCATAATCACGGCGTCTTCGCCCGCGCTGGGCGCACCGGCTGGGCTAAGTGCGTCGGGCGCGGCGGGCGCTCCACCTGGATAATATCCGCGGCGGCGTGCGATCTCCTCAAACTCGTTGCGCTGATACAGCTCGATGGCGCGCTCATTCGAAGCACGGACCTCAAGCATCATGTGGGTCGCGCCCCAGTCACGCGCCCGGGACTCCATGAGCCACATCAGATACCGCGCGACCCCGCGGCCAGAATGCTCAGGCACCACGCCGATCGTCTGAACGTCCGCGATATGCGGGCTGTATTGCAGGCCCGCATACGCGATCAGCTCGCCTGTTTCCGCCTCGGCCTCCTCGCCGCCAGACTCGACGCCTGAGACCTGCTCGGCCACGCCCCAGTATTGCCGCCATTCAGGGTGGGAAAGTTCCTCCCGCATCATGCGTTCATCCCAGCGATCCAGCGGGAAAAGTTCGGCTTCGAGCGGCGTGAGTTCCTCGACGTCGGCCGCGTCCAGCTGGCGCACGACGTACCCTTTCGGGGCCCGCGCAAGCTCAGCTTCGGTAGCGGGAGCTAAGTCGGTGCTCATCGTTGGCGGCCTTGCATCGCGGCCGGGACCACCGCATCGGACTCCCTCAGGTACCGAGCAACGGGCGGGTCAGTTGGCATGCCGGCGGCGTGCCAGGCCCGGGCCAAATACGATGCGGAAACCGGCGTGGTTTCGGTGCCAGTGAGAACAGGAATCGCGGCCTCAGCGAGCTCTTCAGCGCGAACGCTCACGCCAGCACCGCCCACCGGGTAATCGACTGGAAGCTCGCCAGGCTTGGTCACGTGCGGACCATCGATGCGGGCACCGTTGCGTGCATAGCTCGCCCAGTACAGCTCACGACGGCGGGCATCCAGCGCCGCTGTCAGCACGGGTTCCGCTGCGCCCGGCTCATCCCCTGCCGCGGCGTCAGCGGCATCGGCAGTTGCATCAGGATCCGAGGCAATGCCGCTTTCGGCGAGTAGCTGCGCGGCGAGGCCGTCGAGCGAGCAGATGCCGTAGGCGTCAACACCCCACGCGAACGCGAGGCTCTGCCCTGCGGCGATCCCAACCCGCAGGCCAGTGAATGGCCCAGGGCCTTCGCCCACCAGGACCGCGTCGGGACGATCCCACCCGGCCTCAGCAAGCAGGCGTTCGCACACCGGGATGAGGTCTTCGGCGTGTCGGGTCGTGGAATCGGTCTCGTGTTCCGCGACCACCTCAACGCCGGCGCCGTTCGAATCCCCGCTGCCCACGGTCACGCACGCGACCGAAACCACCGAGGACGTATCCAACGCAAGAATCTTCTGAACACCGTCGCGCATCTCAGCCCTCCTGCTTAGCGTCTTCTTGGGACTCGACCACATCGGCGACGTCAACGAACCCGGCGAGCGCGGCTCGCAACCCCTCAGCGGCCGCATCGTTCCAGCGCGGGCCAACCCAACGCAGCGTCACGATGCGGGGTGCCGCGGCCTCTTCTTCGTCTTCGATTTCCCATGGCGCAGGGGCGTCGCCGTTCGGCTCCGCTGCTGCCTCTTCTGCCGCCCCGCCCCCGATCGGGCGTTCGAGCATGATCTCCAGGCGGGATTCTGAGAGCCCCTCGGCGCGGTCGCGTCCCCATTCGACCACGGTCACGGATTCGTCCACGGTATCGATGAGGTCGAGGTCCTCAAGTTCCTCAGCTGAGCCCAGCCGGTAGGCGTCCACGTGCACCAGCGCTGGCCCGTCGGTCAACGATGGATGGATACGGGACAGCACAAACGTTGGCGATGTGATGCCCTCACGTACGCCGAGGCCTTCACCGAGCCCCTGCGTGAAAGTCGTTTTGCCGGCGCCGAGCTCGCCCGTCAGGATCAGAACGTCTCCTGCGTGTAACTCCCCGGCGAGCGCGCGGGCGAAGCGCTGCATTGCCGACGGAGTGTCAATCGTCAACGACAGCGGGCTGTCAGCTGCGCTACCGTGCGATTCGCCGCCACCTGCAGCTCCACCCCGAACCATCCGGCGCGGGACGCGGTCAGAGATCCGCGTGACCGTCTCGTAGTTGATGGTGAGGGAGGCCTCGGACCATTCCTCAACGGCAGGCTCGCCCCGCTCAGGGTCACCGAAAACCACGGCATCCTCACCCAAGAAATCGGCCGGCTCCGCGTCGGGCCCCAGGTCGATCACGAACTGATCCATCGCGATCCGGCCCACCACCGGATACCGGACACCATCAATGCTCACGTGGGTGCCTTCAGCAATCCGCGGGATGCCATCCGCGTACCCCACGGGAACCAGCCCCAGCGTCGTCGGCTGTTCGGCATGCCACCGCAAGCCATAAGACACGCCCTGGCCCGCATCCACCCGCTTGGCCCCAGCAACGTGCGCAACCAGACGCATGGCCGGCCGCAAACCCAAATCCGCTGAGGTCTTGCCCTCGAACGGCGACAGCCCGTACAGACCCAAACCGACCCGGACCATGTCATACATCGCGTCCGTGCGGGCAAACACCGTAGGGGTGTTCGCGATGTGCCGCACTTCAGGTTCGAGCCCGGCCTCAGCCACCACGGCGAGTGCGTCCTCGAATGCGCGCGTCTGGGCATCGTTCGCGGGATGCTCCGGCTCATCGCCCATCGCGTAGTGCGAGAAAACCCCCACGACGCGGACGTCGCCTGCGCGCTCCGCCGCGGCCGCACGCTCAACAAACTGTGGCCACTGCGACGCCGTGCAACCGTTGCGACCCAAGCCCGTGTCGATCTTGAGGTGAATCCGCGCCACACGACCCACCGCGTGCGACGCCTCGATCACCCGTTCCAGCTCCCAACCGGACACCCCAATATCGATGCCGTGGGCAACCGCCGCTTCAAAATCGGTGTCCGATGTGTGCAACCAGCACAGCGCAGGCGCATCGATCCCCGCGGTACGCAGCTCCAAAGCCTCACTCACATGAGCAGTGCCAACCCACGTGGCACCCGCCTCCAACGCTGCCTGAGCACACGCGACCGCGCCATGCCCATAAGCCTGCGCCTTCACAATCGCCATGATGTGCGCGGCACCCACGAGTTCACGAACACGCGCGACATTGGCCGCCAATGCACCCAAATCGACCTCAGCGCACCGTTCAGGTGCAGCCGCAACCGCATCGTGCGCATGCAACCATTGCGTCGCCGACGTCGAGGCCACGGCGGCGTCGCCTAACACATCAACGCCGGCAGGGGAAGAAAAACTGTGGGAAGACACCCTTCTAGCCTAGACCTTCGCCAGCACTACGCCGCGCTTTGCGACCTAGCGCCTAAGATCATAGGTAGCCAACCGTGAAGGAGACCATTCGTGCAAAACGAAGCACAACCGCGGAAGATTTCGGTGATCGGCGCCGGATATTTAGGGGCCACACACGCTGCGTGCATGGCGGAGCTCGGCTTCGACGTTGTTGGTGTTGATGTTGATCCTGAACGTGTTGAACGTCTCAACGCCGGGATCCTTCCGTTCCACGAGCCAGGCCTGGACGAGATGCTGGAACGTCACGTTCGTGATGGCCGCTTGCGTTTCACGACGGATTATCAAGAGGTGGCCGATGCGGATGTTCACTTCATCGGTGTGGGCACCCCGCAGCGGGAAAACGATCACGGCGCTGACATGCGGTACGTCGATGCGGCGATCGATTCGTTGGGTGCCGTGGTTTCGAAAGACACACTGATCGCGGGTAAGTCCACGGTCCCGGTGGGTACCGCGGCGCGGCTCGCTAAACGGTTGAAAAAGCTCGTTTCTAAGCGTGGCCTGGATATCAACGCTGAGCTGTGCTGGAACCCTGAGTTTCTGCGTGAAGGGTTCGCGGTTGAAGACACGCTAACCCCGGACCGGTTCGTGTTCGGCGTGCAGTCCCAGCGGGCCGAGGACATCCTGCGGGCCGTGTACGCGAAGCCGCTCGCCGACGGTACCCCGCTCGTCGTCACGGACTTTGAAACGGCGGAGCTTGTGAAGGTTGCCGCGAACGCCTTCCTGGCGACCAAGATCTCTTTTATCAACGCGTTCTCAGAAATCACCGAGACCGTGGGCGGCGATATCAAGACACTCGCAGACGCGATCGGCATGGACCCGCGCATCGGGCGGAAGTTCCTCAACGCCGGCATCGGCTTCGGTGGCGGTTGCCTGCCTAAAGACATTCGCGCGTTGCAGGCCCGGGTATCTGAGCTCGGCTTGCCGCACACGATGCGTTTCCTCGACCACATGGACGAGATCAACCTCCGCCGCCGCGAACGCGCGATCTACCTCGCGGAGCGTGCGGTGGGTGGGGATTTGCACGGTGCGCGCGTCGCGGTTCTGGGTGCGGCATTCAAGCCGAACTCGGACGATGTGCGTGACTCCCCCGCCTTGGATGTTGCGGCACGCTTGTACTCCTCCGGCGCGGACGTGTCCGTCTACGATCCGCAGGGCATGAAGAACGCGGCCAAGCGGTTCCCACGCTTACGGTACGCGGAATCTGCCGAGGACGCGGCAAGTGGCGCCAACGTCGTGTTGCTATTGACCGAATGGGACGAGTTCAAGAACCTCGACCCGGCTGCATTCGGTGAGGTTGTTGCGGATCGTTACATGATCGATGGCCGCAACGTACTTGATCCGCAAGCATGGACTTCCGCAGGGTGGACCCTTGACCGCATGGGCCACAAGCCGGACCACAGCTGAATGCACACGCGCCGGCTGAACGCACGATAGAAACAGGCAAGGACCTACATGACTGGTTTCGACGTCAACACTGTTCGCAGTGACTTCCCAATCCTGAACCGCACGGCTGCGGATGGCTCGCCCTTGATCTATTTCGATTCGGGCGCCACCTCGCAGCGCCCGCAACAGGTCATGGACGCCGAAACCTCGTTCGTGCTGGGTTCCAATGCGGCTGTTAAGCGTGGCGCGCATCGGCTCGCTGAAGCGGCGACGGATGCGTACGAAGGTGCGCGGGAGACAATCGCGGAGTTCATCGGCGCGGCCTCGGCCAGCGAAGTCGTCTTCACCAAGAACGCGACGGAAGCGCTGAACCTGGTGGCCTATGCCCTGGGCAACGGCGATGACACGACCCCCAAGCGGCTCCGCGTTGGTGCGGACGACGAGATCCTCATCACCGAGATGGAGCACCACGCGAACCTGGTTCCGTGGCAAGAACTCGCCCGCCGCACCGGCGCGACCTTGCGCTGGATCCCGCTCACGGATGATTTCCAGCTCGACCTCACCGAGCTGGACACGCTGCTCAACGAGCGAACTAAAGTGGTTGCGTTCACCCACCAGTCCAACGTGACCGGAACCATCAACCCCGTGGACACCTTGGTCGAAGCCGCGAAGAAGGTCGGCGCGCTCACGGTGCTCGATGCGTGCCAGTCGGTACCGCATATGCCTGTCGATGTGCAGAAGCTCGACGTCGATTTCCTCGCGTTCTCCGGCCACAAGATGCTCGCCCCAACCGGCATCGGCGTTCTGTGGGGCCGCTACAAACTGCTCAAGGACCTGCCCCCGTTCATGCTCGGCGGCTCGATGATCGAAATCGTCACGATGGAACACACGACCTACGCCGAACCTCCAGCACGCTTCGAAGCCGGGACGCCACCGACATCGCAAGCCGTAGCGCTCGCCGCCGCGTGCGATTACCTCACCGAGCTCGGCATGGACAACGTCGCCGCGCATCAGGCGCGACTCGTTGAGCGCGCCATCACGGGTCTCAGCCGCATCGACGGCGTCCGCATCATCGGGCCAGGGCTCAATAGCACCGCTACTGAGCGTACCGGCGCTGTTGCTTTCACCATCGACGGCCTACATCCACACGACGTGGGCCAGGTCCTCGATTCTCAAGGCGTGCTCGTGCGCGTGGGGCATCACTGCGCGTGGCCGCTGCACCGCCGCTACGGGATCCACGGGAGCACGCGCGCAAGCTTCAGCGTCTACAACACTGAAGCTGAAGTGGACGCGTTCGTCGAGGCCGTCCAGAAAACCATCGACTACTTCAACAGTTTCCGGTGACCATGAACCTCAACACGCTGTATTCAGAGCTCATTTTCGAACACGATAAGCACCCCAAACACGCGGGTCTGCGCGAGCCTTTCGACGCCGACGTCCACCACGTCAACCCCGTGTGTGGCGACGAGGTTCAGTTGCGTTTGAAACTCTCCGAAGACGGCTCGACGGTCGAGGACATCTCTTACGACGCCGCGGGTTGCGCGATGAGCCGCGCATCCGTTTCGATGATGGCTGACTTGTTCATCGGCGAGCCGATCAGCGAGGTTGAAGCGATGATCGCCCACTTCGATGAGGTACTCCACTCCCGCGGGAAGGTTGAGGCTGACGAGGAGATCGTCGGCGATGCCGTGGCCCTCGCGGGCGCCGCGAAGTTCCCTAACCGGGTCAAGTGCGTTCTGATGAGCTGGAAAGCGTTCCAAGCCGCCTACGCCGAAGCGCTGTTGTTCCGCGAACAGTAACCGGCAGATTGAGCAGCTGTAGATGATCAGCTGTCGATGCTGTAGGTCACCCCGTGCAAGACGGCCGCTGCTGCGCACAATTCGGCAATCCGGTCCTGTGACAGCTCGATGCCGCTGCTGAGGGCACGGGCCGCGTGGGTTGCGAGCATCGCACCCACCACGCCAGCGAGTTTGTCACCCGAGCCCGCGCGAGCCAGCGTCGGCGCCGCCGATGCCGCTACGAAAACTGGACCATCTGGGGCAGCAACCACTGTTGCTGATCCCTTCAATAACACCACCGCATTGACCGCTGAGGCTAGATCGTATGCTGCCTCCAAAGGATCCTGAAGTGGATCCCAAGTTGGCACACCTAAACGCTGGGCCAGGGCCGCGAATTCGCCCGCATGTGGGGTGAGCACATAGTCCCGATTTACAGCTTTGATAGGCGTCCCATCCCCTCGGGAGGCTAGCAACGATTCCGGTTCCCACAGCGACAAGGCTGAAGCATCCACGACCACCGGACATTGGCTGTTCTTCATCACGGCCACTGCTGGTTCACAATCCTCCGGCTCCGTGCCAATACCCGGCCCCACAACCCAGGCAGTTGCCTTCTGCGCGGCAGCCGGCCAAGCAGAAGATAATAACTCTGCACGGTCAACATTGACCACCTCGGGCAAAGCCTGCACCACACTGGCACCGGTCTCTCCACGACCAGCGGTCACCAGCATCCCCACCCCGCCGCGACCAGCATCGTGTTGGCCTACCGCGGCAGCTGCCGTAGAACATAGCACCGCTGCCCCCGGATAAGCCGGTGACCCTGCAAGCACCCCGAGCACTCCACGCGAATATTTATGATCCCCCGCACGCGGTGCAAGTAGCTGAGCATCCGCTTCCTGGGGAGTCACCAAAAGCGGCATCGGACCCGAGGACAGCCAAGTTTTCAAACCCATCTCTACCAGGTACACATCGCCGGTTTTCTCCCGCCCTGCACCCACCACAAGCCCGCGTTTCAGTGCACCGAAAGTCACTGTCAGGTGGGCGCTTGGAACCAGCTCATCTGCAGATCCGGTCAACGTGTTCAGCCCCGATGGGCAGTCAACAGCGATAACCAGTGCCTTTAGTTCATCCCCGACCACAGCCCATTTTTGGGTCTCTTCATCCCAGCCAGGAATCCACATCCCACCTTGAGCTCCAATGCCCAGGACCGCATCAACGATCACATCCGCTTTCCTAAGCAGCGCCCAAACATCCAGCTCCTCAACAGTGACCGGCAATTGCCCACCTGCTTGAGGGACCACCTGCTCCTGTGCCGTTGCTGCACATAACTGCCAACGCGATGCCCGCTCAAAAACAGTGCCCGGCAATGGCCCACCTGCTTGAGTGACCAGCAGCTCAACCCCGGCATCCCGAGCTGCAGCCGCGGCGCGCTCATGCCAACGGTCCGCAACCATGACAGCCACGCATAGCGCTCCGCGGCGGGCCAGACCCGCCAAAGCATAGAGTCCATCACCACCGTTATTCCCCGGGCCAATCAAACCCACGATGAGCGCCCCACGCAAAGAGGACACCGGGCTGTATCCCGCGGCAGGACTGTATCCCGTGCCAGCACCTATGCCGCCGGAATAGATCTCAGCCACAGATGTGGGAGCAGGGACGATCGGCTCCCCTAGCGCGGGCCGCCGCGTCACAGCCCTGGCGATGTGCACCACCAACCCGTGGGCGGCCTGACGCATCAAACGATCCGGATCCCCCGCTGCCTCACATGCGGCAAGCATGGGCGCCTCCGCCGCACGAATCTGATCCGGGGTGAACAAAAGATGCATCGCGATACCTGATTTCTCGTCTTGGTGACTTCTAGCCTTCAGCGATCACATACGCGATCGCAACATCGCCATCGTGGGTCAATGAAACATGCCAACGCTTAATGCCGAGCTGGTCCGCGACCGCCTTCACACTGCCGCGGATGGCTAGCTCCGGGGCACCAGATTCAAGCGTACACACCTCGCAGTCATGCCACACCATCCCGCCCGGGGAACCCAACGCTTTCGCGACCGCTTCCTTGGCGGCGAAACGCGCCGCGAGGGAACGCGTACGCACCTGACGCTCCTCGGGGCAAAACAAGCGCTCAACCAAAGCTGGGGTCCGCTCAATCAGCTTTTCGAAACGCGGAACGTCCACAACGTCAACACCGATGCCCACAATCATGCTTCGATGCTATCGCTCTTGATGTGCAGGTGCTCACCTGCCGAAAGTACGTGAGAACTACCAGTCGTATAAGTGTTATTCACCTACTGCTAACCTTCGCTG
Encoded proteins:
- the groL gene encoding chaperonin GroEL (60 kDa chaperone family; promotes refolding of misfolded polypeptides especially under stressful conditions; forms two stacked rings of heptamers to form a barrel-shaped 14mer; ends can be capped by GroES; misfolded proteins enter the barrel where they are refolded when GroES binds); this translates as MAKQLAFNDAARKALEAGVDRLADTVKVTLGPRGRNVVLDKQWGAPTITNDGVTIARDVELKDPYENLGAQLAKEVATKTNDIAGDGTTTATVLAQALVKEGLRNVAAGAAPGEIKRGIEAAVEAVEARLLENARDVQDENVAHVGAISAQSDEVGELLAEAFKKVGTEGVITIEESNTTQTVLDVTEGMQFDKGYLSPHFVTDAERQEAVLEDAYVLINSGKISALQDIVPLLEHVLKESKPLFIIAEDIEGEALSTLVVNKLRGTLNVVAVKAPGFGDRRKAMLQDIAILTGAQVVSQDLGLRLDQVGPEVFGKVRRVTVTKDNTTLVDGAGDDEEVAARVAQIKAEYANSDSEWDKEKLQERLAKLAGGVGVIKVGAATEVELKERKARIEDAVSSTRAALEEGIVAGGGTALVDALHVLDEDENLKAFEGDAATGVDIVRRALTTPVKQIAANAGFDGSVIASKVAESPANHGFNAKTGVYEDLLAAGVIDPVKVTRSALRNAASIAALVLTTETLVVDKPAEEDED
- the groES gene encoding co-chaperone GroES encodes the protein MSISIKPLEDRIVIQQLEAEQTTASGLVIPDTAKEKPQEGKVVAVGAGRVDDKGNRIPVDVKEGDVVIYSKYGGTEVKIGGEEYLVLSARDVLAVVEK
- a CDS encoding class I SAM-dependent methyltransferase; the encoded protein is MASTNKPDSITSDPTEPIAAAFTPEGQELLAQLSPDQAATKKLATDLTLTLRKAGHSAEAVAAVVHQLELRFKARGKFGPFAERMILTQAGLEQATRLPVAARHAGRMRDAGVRHVADLGCGLGADAMAMAALGIDVTAVEADEVTAAAATVNTAPFPNVTVVHGLAEDVDFSAADAVWMDPARRESTTSGTKRRWDPEAFSPPLSFVEEIADRGLPMGVKLGPGIPHESVPNTAEAQWVEHDGSVVEATLWFNAARRPEVRRAALVIKDDQVTELTSSAAHPDQDPDALALGANVPVLPHDSNLTNPETYATYLHEPAGAVIRAGLVADLAEQLNATGLDPHIAYLTGTTPSTTPLATSYRIDMVMPYKIKALRSWVRNIRIGQLIIKKRGLDVTPEELRKILLGKGHGDGTATLILTRIGKQRVVFGCEITPGSAV
- a CDS encoding glutamate--cysteine ligase; translation: MGIEFTPSKPSTLGIEWEIALVDRDTGDLRPEAPRILDELEKQNRITHPDGAPRLTRELLQNTVECVTGVHNKVADAVADLASTARDVSDILDPLNTSLYCAGSHPFAEPTLQEVSDKDRYATLIDRTQWWGRQMVIYGVHVHVGIDHRDKALPIVDGLINKQPHLLALTSSSPFWGGTDTGYGSQRSLMFQQLPTAGLPFHFSKWFEYESYVADMLHTGVVDVLDEIRWDARPVPKYGTVEMRICDGLPDLDDIAAVAAYTQCLVTEMSDMLDSGWSIPVMTPWFRVENKWRAARYGREAIIIVNSAGDELLVTDHIAQDVERLTPIAERLGCAEELNHIMTMMQQPCEYERQRNVAEAHGGDLAAVVKDNSERLHASLDR